The following proteins are encoded in a genomic region of Acidobacteriota bacterium:
- the alr gene encoding alanine racemase, whose amino-acid sequence MIQPSSSRPTWVEISLANLAHNCRTLKQQLNPPTQLMSIVKADAYGHGALRCAQVLEEAGADWFGVALIEEALELRAAGIAKPIFCLGGFWPAQAGEIITHNLTPALFRLDAAATLNEAARAQGCRVKVHVKVDTGMGRFGLPLAELAAFAEAFKQFTHLELDGLMTHFASADDENSSYTLAQLARYDEALVILKSQGFEPTWRHLANSAGMHGYAQARGTLVRVGALLYGLTGDILKPGATPPAVRPVLSLHSRIAWLKTVPAGTAIGYGATFVTQRESRIATIPIGYADGLRRALSNQGHVLVRGCSAPIVGRVSMDLTMIDVSEVLEVALDDEVVLLGAQGARRITAEEVAALLGTVSYEVVTGISARVPHVYR is encoded by the coding sequence ATGATACAGCCGTCGTCATCCCGCCCGACCTGGGTGGAAATCTCGCTCGCCAACCTCGCGCACAATTGCCGGACGCTCAAACAGCAGTTGAACCCGCCAACCCAGCTTATGTCCATCGTCAAGGCGGACGCCTACGGGCACGGCGCGCTGCGTTGCGCTCAGGTTTTAGAAGAGGCGGGTGCGGACTGGTTTGGCGTCGCGCTGATCGAAGAGGCGCTCGAATTGCGCGCGGCGGGTATTGCCAAACCGATCTTCTGCCTGGGTGGATTCTGGCCCGCCCAGGCTGGCGAAATCATCACACACAACCTGACGCCCGCGCTCTTTCGTCTGGATGCGGCGGCGACGCTGAATGAAGCCGCGCGCGCCCAGGGCTGCCGCGTCAAGGTGCACGTCAAAGTAGACACGGGGATGGGCCGCTTTGGCTTGCCGCTGGCTGAGCTCGCGGCCTTTGCCGAAGCCTTCAAACAATTCACACATCTGGAACTGGACGGGTTGATGACGCATTTCGCCAGCGCCGACGATGAAAATAGTTCTTATACCTTGGCACAACTGGCACGCTACGACGAAGCGCTGGTGATTCTGAAGTCGCAGGGCTTCGAGCCGACGTGGCGGCATCTAGCGAATAGTGCGGGAATGCATGGCTATGCACAGGCCCGCGGCACGCTGGTGCGGGTGGGAGCCTTGCTCTATGGGCTGACGGGCGACATTCTGAAACCGGGCGCGACACCGCCCGCTGTGCGTCCCGTGCTCTCCCTGCATTCGCGCATCGCCTGGTTGAAGACGGTACCTGCGGGTACGGCAATCGGTTATGGCGCAACCTTTGTCACGCAACGTGAGAGCCGGATTGCGACGATCCCGATTGGTTATGCAGATGGTTTGCGGCGCGCTTTGTCGAATCAGGGACACGTGCTGGTGCGCGGGTGTAGCGCGCCGATTGTGGGGCGCGTGAGCATGGATTTGACGATGATTGACGTGTCCGAAGTGCTTGAGGTCGCGCTCGATGATGAAGTCGTGTTGCTTGGCGCGCAAGGCGCGCGGCGCATCACCGCCGAAGAGGTCGCCGCATTACTAGGGACCGTGTCGTATGAAGTCGTGACTGGAATTTCGGCGCGCGTGCCGCACGTTTATCGTTGA
- a CDS encoding mandelate racemase/muconate lactonizing enzyme family protein gives MVCTKLRNSSTRRSFLKQSALGLTGSLLAAGHTNTWAQQADNSLKIAKVEPILLTGVRGSAPWVFVRVETEDGYVGWGEGTNYPGVRPIATAVSTLSGVVIGQSAWNIEAIWQRMYRFMYYNGMGGIVLAALSGIDMALYDIVGKKLGVPVYKLLGGLAQEKLRTYANGWTEDLAHTPEAYAAKTKELVGRGYTGCKLDPFFNTPMNREVMQPDLRLAAAIVKAIREAGGPDYDIAIDVHGRWNTKSTLEIIRVLEPQRLFFYEEAVPPENVAAMAEVQRNTQTPLATGERIFGRQGFRELLERQAVRIIQPDLARTGGITETKKIAAMANTYYIPVAPHNPNGPLCTLASMHVCFSIPNFLILEFFEKDEPVIQELVPGGVKRDIQGVYPTTAPGLGANVTEDFLRKYKFNPTLTDEMERRTFNTLK, from the coding sequence ATGGTTTGCACCAAATTACGTAACAGTTCCACTCGCCGCTCTTTTCTTAAACAATCCGCCTTGGGCTTGACCGGCAGCCTGCTGGCGGCGGGCCACACCAACACCTGGGCACAACAGGCTGACAATTCGCTCAAGATCGCCAAGGTCGAGCCGATCCTGCTGACCGGTGTGCGGGGCAGCGCGCCCTGGGTTTTCGTGCGCGTCGAAACCGAAGACGGCTATGTCGGCTGGGGCGAAGGCACGAACTATCCCGGTGTGCGTCCGATTGCGACGGCGGTCAGCACGCTGAGCGGTGTCGTGATCGGTCAAAGCGCCTGGAATATCGAAGCGATATGGCAGCGCATGTATCGCTTTATGTATTACAACGGCATGGGCGGCATCGTGCTGGCCGCGCTCAGCGGCATTGACATGGCGCTCTATGACATCGTCGGCAAAAAACTGGGCGTGCCGGTTTACAAACTGCTGGGCGGACTCGCGCAAGAGAAGCTGCGCACATACGCCAACGGCTGGACGGAAGATTTGGCGCATACGCCGGAAGCCTACGCCGCGAAGACGAAAGAGCTGGTCGGGCGCGGTTATACCGGCTGCAAGCTTGATCCGTTTTTCAATACGCCGATGAACCGCGAAGTCATGCAACCGGATTTGCGCCTCGCTGCCGCCATCGTCAAAGCCATCCGCGAAGCGGGCGGCCCCGATTACGACATCGCCATTGACGTGCACGGGCGCTGGAACACCAAATCCACACTCGAAATCATCCGCGTGCTCGAACCGCAGCGCTTGTTCTTTTACGAAGAGGCCGTGCCACCCGAAAACGTCGCGGCGATGGCCGAGGTGCAACGCAATACGCAAACGCCGCTCGCGACAGGCGAACGCATCTTTGGCCGCCAGGGCTTCCGCGAATTGCTCGAACGCCAGGCCGTGCGCATCATCCAACCCGACCTCGCGCGCACAGGCGGCATCACCGAAACCAAGAAAATCGCCGCGATGGCCAACACCTATTACATTCCGGTCGCGCCGCACAATCCGAATGGGCCGCTCTGCACGCTGGCCTCGATGCACGTCTGTTTTTCGATTCCCAACTTTTTGATTTTGGAATTTTTCGAGAAAGATGAACCGGTCATTCAGGAGCTCGTGCCGGGCGGCGTGAAGCGCGACATTCAAGGCGTTTATCCGACGACGGCGCCGGGCTTGGGCGCAAACGTGACCGAAGATTTCTTGCGCAAATACAAGTTCAATCCTACGCTTACGGACGAGATGGAGCGGCGCACGTTCAATACGTTGAAGTAG
- a CDS encoding carboxypeptidase regulatory-like domain-containing protein, protein MYFQQVGKRLFALVSGFGFLCALALSAQAQVTTGSILGTVKDNSGAAVKGAKVIVTEVGKSMATNYTTDEEGNYQAPFLIPGTYSVAVEAQGFKKGVTNNVVVQIDQKARIDFNLEVGQLAEIAEVTAATTLVNTESSELGQVIEERSVKELPLNGRNFAQLVYLVPGVTPGQQGENLSGASTFNPRASSNFNSLGHHANSNGWLIDGIDNNEYTFNTVIVQPTVESVREFKALTGTFSAEYGRGAGVVSVSTKSGSNNWHGGVFEFLRNDKLDAFQHQFVNPRPTKKPPFRRNQFGGYVSGPVWVPKVYNGKNKSFFFFDYAGLREIRGTTFVNSVPTAKARTGDFSEYLGANLCTNTAGAAGSCGGAFTTPLMVSDTNNLTVQARAGMMFDPLTTRNNPNFNAAAAVSAANPQILRSAFANNLIPTARINPVGFNVASIYPLPQNSSLTNNYTSVVGRDVGDNSYTFRFDHEFSDRDKFFARYSFGDFRLDAPQGQAACCLPTPDFAKSKFDLGPFVAGIQNTTLRTQGLALNHTHTFSPALLLELRVGFARTNPRTVQSDYGHNASTSLGIQGINISQFTSGLPNITITDLTGLSGGPNFLPVNPKQTHYQFTSNLFYTLNKQTLKFGFHFVDRKPSPFTQSNTRGAFTLGNEYTRLPFSAGAAVGGTGTGLATLLLGYTINGSRGFLNENYYLTNKEFAGFIQDDIKVTSRLTVNAGLRYEVYTPDVENRDLIVNFDPNKLRLIYAGEEGYSRSAGKETHYKNFGPRLGFAYDVFGNAKTVVRGGYGISYFPEPYAAGNLLGQNIPLSVSQSYANDTTPANFATVTTINRPFPTPVQFKPTTTAALNAVVPVPTIIGHEFSNLTPYAQSYGLNIERALSKSVVLEAGYAGSRGIHIPVFYNVNEVQPGAGSNASRRLIQPLANISAINIAQYRNSSSYNGLLVKANKRFSGGSNFLLSYTFGKSLDYGSSPASGGGSVGNPQTYTNIKAGRGPSGYDVKHRLVFSSVYEAPFGKGKKWLTSGPLAYVLGGWQTTGIVTATTGRPFTVFLQNGVNNGAPSWPNRIGSGKLDNPTTDKWFDIDAFAAPAPNTFGNSSRGTLYAPGNFNVDGSLSKNFNLTEKVVFKFRFEAFNLFNTPYFGFPNANIGGPTAGQIRSTLSDNRSLQGALKIEF, encoded by the coding sequence ATGTATTTCCAGCAAGTCGGCAAGCGATTGTTTGCCTTGGTTAGCGGCTTCGGCTTTTTATGCGCTCTAGCGCTGAGCGCGCAAGCGCAGGTCACCACGGGCAGTATTCTGGGCACGGTGAAAGACAATTCCGGCGCGGCGGTCAAAGGCGCCAAAGTCATCGTGACCGAAGTCGGCAAGAGCATGGCGACCAATTACACGACCGATGAAGAAGGGAATTACCAAGCGCCGTTTCTGATACCCGGCACCTATAGCGTGGCGGTCGAAGCGCAAGGCTTCAAAAAAGGCGTCACCAACAACGTCGTCGTCCAGATTGACCAAAAGGCACGCATTGATTTCAACCTCGAAGTCGGCCAACTCGCCGAAATCGCCGAAGTCACCGCCGCGACGACCCTGGTCAACACCGAATCGTCGGAACTCGGCCAGGTGATCGAAGAGCGTTCGGTCAAGGAGTTGCCACTCAACGGGCGCAACTTCGCGCAACTGGTTTATTTGGTACCGGGCGTCACGCCAGGACAACAGGGCGAGAATCTGTCGGGCGCTTCGACGTTCAATCCGCGTGCCTCGTCGAATTTCAATTCGCTGGGCCATCACGCCAACTCGAACGGCTGGCTGATTGACGGCATTGACAACAACGAATACACCTTTAACACCGTCATTGTGCAACCGACGGTGGAATCAGTGCGTGAGTTCAAGGCGTTGACGGGTACCTTTTCGGCGGAATACGGACGCGGCGCTGGCGTGGTCTCGGTTTCGACCAAATCCGGCTCGAACAATTGGCACGGCGGCGTGTTTGAATTTCTGCGCAACGACAAGCTCGACGCCTTTCAGCATCAGTTCGTCAACCCGCGTCCCACCAAAAAGCCGCCCTTTCGCCGTAATCAATTCGGCGGGTATGTGAGCGGGCCGGTTTGGGTGCCCAAGGTTTACAACGGCAAGAACAAGAGCTTTTTCTTTTTCGATTACGCGGGCCTGCGCGAGATTCGCGGCACGACCTTCGTCAACAGCGTGCCGACGGCCAAGGCGCGCACGGGCGATTTCAGCGAATACCTGGGCGCGAATCTGTGCACCAATACAGCCGGCGCGGCGGGTTCGTGCGGCGGCGCGTTCACCACGCCGTTGATGGTGAGCGACACGAATAATCTGACGGTGCAGGCGCGCGCCGGCATGATGTTCGATCCGCTGACGACGCGAAACAATCCGAACTTCAATGCGGCGGCGGCGGTGAGCGCGGCCAATCCGCAAATCCTGCGTTCGGCCTTTGCCAACAACCTCATTCCCACGGCGCGCATCAATCCGGTGGGCTTCAACGTGGCGAGCATTTATCCGCTGCCGCAAAACAGCAGTTTGACCAACAACTATACCTCGGTGGTTGGCCGCGACGTGGGCGACAACTCCTACACTTTCCGCTTCGATCACGAGTTCAGCGACCGCGACAAGTTTTTCGCGCGCTACAGCTTTGGCGACTTTCGCCTGGACGCGCCGCAGGGACAGGCCGCTTGCTGTCTGCCGACGCCGGATTTTGCCAAGAGCAAGTTCGACCTCGGCCCCTTTGTCGCGGGCATTCAGAACACGACCTTGCGCACGCAGGGGCTGGCGCTGAATCACACGCACACCTTCTCTCCCGCGCTCTTGCTGGAATTGCGCGTCGGGTTTGCGCGCACCAACCCGCGCACGGTGCAATCCGATTACGGCCACAATGCCTCGACTTCGCTGGGCATTCAGGGCATCAACATTTCGCAATTCACGTCGGGGCTACCCAACATCACCATCACCGACCTGACCGGTTTGAGCGGCGGGCCGAACTTCCTGCCGGTCAATCCCAAACAGACGCACTATCAATTCACCAGCAACCTGTTTTACACGCTCAACAAACAGACGCTGAAATTCGGCTTCCACTTCGTTGACCGTAAACCGTCACCGTTTACGCAATCGAACACGCGCGGCGCGTTCACGCTGGGCAACGAATACACACGGCTGCCGTTTTCAGCGGGCGCGGCGGTGGGCGGCACGGGCACGGGGCTGGCGACGCTCTTGCTCGGCTATACCATCAACGGTTCGCGTGGCTTCCTGAACGAGAACTACTACCTGACGAATAAGGAATTCGCGGGCTTCATTCAGGACGACATCAAAGTCACCAGCCGCCTGACCGTCAACGCGGGTTTGCGTTATGAGGTCTATACGCCGGACGTCGAGAACCGCGACCTGATCGTCAACTTCGACCCCAACAAGCTGCGGCTGATTTACGCGGGCGAAGAGGGCTATTCGCGTTCGGCGGGCAAAGAGACGCATTACAAAAACTTCGGCCCACGCCTGGGCTTCGCTTACGACGTGTTCGGCAACGCCAAGACCGTCGTGCGTGGCGGCTATGGCATCAGCTATTTCCCCGAACCGTATGCGGCGGGCAATCTGTTGGGTCAGAACATTCCATTGTCAGTGTCGCAAAGCTATGCCAACGACACGACGCCGGCAAATTTCGCCACCGTGACGACGATCAATCGCCCGTTCCCGACGCCGGTGCAATTCAAGCCGACGACGACGGCGGCGCTGAATGCCGTCGTGCCAGTGCCGACGATCATCGGGCATGAGTTCTCGAACCTGACGCCTTACGCGCAGTCGTATGGCTTGAATATCGAACGCGCGCTGAGCAAGAGCGTCGTGCTCGAAGCCGGTTACGCGGGCAGCCGCGGCATCCACATCCCGGTGTTTTACAACGTCAACGAAGTGCAGCCCGGCGCCGGCTCAAACGCTTCGCGGCGTTTGATTCAACCGCTGGCGAACATCTCGGCGATCAACATTGCGCAATACCGCAATTCGTCGAGTTACAACGGGCTGCTGGTCAAGGCGAACAAACGCTTCAGCGGCGGCTCGAATTTCCTGCTGAGCTACACTTTCGGCAAATCGCTGGATTACGGTTCGTCGCCGGCGAGCGGCGGCGGTTCGGTCGGCAATCCGCAAACCTACACCAACATCAAAGCCGGGCGCGGCCCGTCAGGGTACGACGTGAAGCATCGCCTGGTGTTTAGTAGCGTTTACGAAGCGCCCTTTGGCAAAGGCAAGAAATGGCTGACGAGCGGCCCGCTGGCGTATGTGTTGGGCGGCTGGCAAACGACGGGCATCGTGACGGCGACGACGGGCCGCCCGTTCACGGTGTTTCTACAAAACGGCGTGAACAATGGTGCGCCGAGTTGGCCCAACCGCATCGGCAGCGGCAAACTCGACAATCCGACGACTGACAAATGGTTCGATATTGACGCCTTCGCCGCGCCCGCGCCGAATACGTTTGGCAACTCATCGCGCGGCACGCTCTATGCGCCGGGCAATTTCAATGTGGACGGTTCGCTCTCGAAGAACTTCAACTTGACCGAGAAGGTTGTCTTCAAGTTCCGTTTCGAGGCCTTCAATCTGTTCAACACGCCGTATTTCGGCTTCCCGAACGCGAACATCGGCGGGCCGACGGCGGGGCAGATTCGCTCGACGTTGTCTGACAATCGTAGTTTGCAGGGCGCGTTGAAGATCGAGTTCTAA
- a CDS encoding LURP-one-related family protein: protein MRYLMKQKLFSFGADFYIKDEKGNNAFYVDGKAVSLGDRFSLQDCTGKELASIKQKLLALTPSYEIQRDGELYAVVKKDFFNFFICGYTVDVPGPNAEDDLRAEGSLFEHEYEFKRSERVVATVTKRWFSWTDSYGVEIAPGEDDVLILASTVVIDAACHDERAKGHATE, encoded by the coding sequence ATGCGCTACCTAATGAAACAAAAGCTGTTCTCGTTTGGCGCTGACTTCTATATCAAAGATGAAAAGGGCAACAACGCCTTTTATGTGGATGGCAAGGCGGTTAGCCTCGGCGACCGGTTCTCTTTGCAGGATTGCACTGGCAAAGAATTGGCCAGCATCAAGCAGAAGCTGCTGGCGTTGACGCCGAGTTACGAGATTCAGCGCGACGGCGAACTCTATGCCGTGGTCAAAAAAGACTTCTTCAACTTCTTTATTTGCGGCTACACGGTGGATGTGCCGGGGCCAAATGCAGAGGATGATTTGCGGGCCGAGGGCAGCCTGTTCGAGCACGAATATGAATTCAAACGCAGTGAACGAGTTGTCGCCACCGTCACAAAACGCTGGTTTTCATGGACAGATAGTTACGGCGTCGAGATTGCGCCGGGCGAAGACGATGTACTGATTTTGGCGAGCACCGTGGTCATTGACGCGGCTTGTCACGACGAACGAGCAAAAGGGCACGCAACAGAGTAA